Proteins encoded within one genomic window of Triticum aestivum cultivar Chinese Spring chromosome 2D, IWGSC CS RefSeq v2.1, whole genome shotgun sequence:
- the LOC123053979 gene encoding pentatricopeptide repeat-containing protein At3g53360, mitochondrial, translating to MQNPNGTILQLYHSGRLSAALHAFQSLPSSPAPAPLSAATYAALVAACSRLRSLCQGRLVHHHLIASPDAGLAGNTVLNNHLITMYGRCAAPDSARLVFDEMPAKNPVSWASVIAAHAQNRRSTDALVLFSSMLRAGTAPDQFALGSAVRACAELGDVVVGRQVHAQSMKSDTGSDLIVQNALVTMYSKSGFVGDGFSLFTRMREKDLISWGSIIAGFAQQGCEMEALQIFREMIAEGLHHPNQFHLGSVFRACGVLDSLEYGEQIHSLSVKYRLDCNSYAGCSLSDMYARCKKLESARKVFYGIDAPDLVSWNSIINACSVEGLLSEAMVLFSDMRDSGLRPDGITVRGLLCACAGCDALQPGRLIHSYLFKVGLDGDVSVCNSLLSMYARCMDFSSAMDVFHETRDRDVVTWNSILTACVLHQHLEVVFELFNLLQRSVPSLDGISLNNVLSASAELGYLEIVKQVHAYTFKVGLVNDTMLSNGLIDTYAKCGSLDDAAKHFEMMGTNCDVFSWSSLIVGYAQSGYARKALDLFARMRNLGIKPNHVTFVGVLTACSRVGFVDEGCYYYSIMEPEHGILPTREHCSCVIDLLARAGRLTEAAKFVDQMPFEPDIVMWKTLLAASKTHNDVEMGKRAAEGVLNIDPSHSAAYVLLCNIYAASGDWNEFARLKKAMRSSGVKKSPGKSWVKLKGELKVFIVEDRSHPESEEIYTMLDIVGMEMIKAGYVPKLPCQYTSFDHTNSDLSDEDMSMEYG from the coding sequence ATGCAGAACCCCAACGGCACCATCCTCCAGCTCTACCACTCCGGCCGTCTCTCTGCCGCCCTCCACGCCTTCCAATCGCTCCCCTCCTCGCCCGCTCCCGCTCCTCTTTCCGCCGCCACAtacgccgccctcgtcgccgcatGCTCCCGCCTCCGCTCCCTCTGCCAGGGCCGCCTCGTCCACCACCACTTGATTGCATCCCCTGATGCCGGACTTGCCGGAAATACTGTCCTCAACAACCACCTTATCACCATGTACGGCCGGTGCGCTGCCCCGGACTCTGCCCGCttggtgttcgacgaaatgcctgcCAAGAACCCTGTCTCTTGGGCATCTGTTATTGCGGCACACGCGCAGAACAGACGCTCCACTGATGCTCTCGTTCTGTTCTCTTCAATGCTACGGGCGGGGACTGCGCCTGACCAGTTTGCGCTCGGCAGTGCTGTGCGTGCGTGCGCAGAGCTTGGGGACGTTGTTGTCGGGAGGCAGGTGCATGCACAGTCTATGAAGTCTGATACTGGAAGTGACTTGATTGTGCAGAACGCGCTGGTCACAATGTACTCCAAGAGCGGCTTTGTTGGGGATGGTTTCTCGCTCTTCACGAGGATGAGGGAGAAAGACCTGATTTCCTGGGGGTCCATTATTGCAGGGTTTGCACAGCAAGGGTGCGAAATGGAGGCGTTGCAGATTTTCAGGGAGATGATTGCTGAGGGGCTGCATCATCCCAATCAGTTCCATTTGGGAAGCGTGTTTAGGGCTTGTGGGGTTCTGGATAGTTTGGAGTATGGGGAGCAGATTCATAGCTTGTCTGTGAAGTATAGGCTGGACTGTAACTCGTATGCAGGTTGTTCATTGAGCGACATGTATGCCCGATGCAAGAAGTTGGAGTCTGCAAGGAAAGTGTTTTATGGGATTGATGCTCCAGATTTGGTTTCTTGGAATTCAATAATCAATGCTTGCTCTGTTGAGGGCCTTCTTAGTGAGGCTATGGTACTGTTCTCTGATATGAGAGACTCTGGCCTCAGGCCTGATGGCATTACCGTTAGGGGCTTGTTATGTGCGTGTGCGGGCTGTGATGCTTTACAGCCTGGCAGATTGATCCACTCCTACTTGTTCAAAGTGGGTTTGGATGGGGATGTTTCAGTATGCAATTCTTTACTCAGCATGTATGCGCGGTGTATGGATTTCTCCTCTGCGATGGATGTTTTTCACGAGACAAGAGATCGTGATGTTGTCACCTGGAACAGCATTCTTACTGCATGTGTACTGCACCAGCATCTGGAAGTAGTCTTTGAGTTGTTCAACCTTTTGCAGAGGTCGGTGCCGAGTCTGGACGGGATCAGTTTAAACAATGTTCTGAGTGCTTCTGCCGAGTTGGGTTACCTTGAAATCGTGAAACAGGTCCATGCATACACCTTCAAAGTAGGTCTGGTGAACGATACAATGCTGAGCAATGGTCTAATTGATACCTATGCTAAATGTGGAAGTTTAGATGATGCTGCAAAGCACTTTGAAATGATGGGCACCAACTGTGACGTGTTCTCTTGGAGCAGTTTGATTGTTGGCTATGCCCAATCTGGTTACGCAAGGAAAGCACTTGATTTATTTGCGAGGATGAGAAACTTGGGAATCAAGCCAAATCATGTAACATTTGTTGGGGTTCTCACAGCATGCAGCCGCGTCGGCTTTGTCGATGAAGGCTGCTATTACTACAGTATTATGGAGCCTGAACATGGCATTCTTCCAACAAGAGAGCATTGTTCATGTGTCATTGACTTGCTAGCACGTGCTGGGAGACTAACTGAGGCAGCAAAATTTGTTGATCAAATGCCATTTGAGCCCGATATTGTGATGTGGAAGACCCTGCTTGCTGCTAGCAAAACACATAATGACGTGGAGATGGGAAAGAGGGCAGCAGAAGGCGTTTTGAATATTGATCCTTCCCATTCTGCTGCCTATGTCTTGTTGTGCAACATATATGCTGCTTCTGGtgattggaatgagtttgcaagaTTGAAGAAGGCAATGAGAAGCAGTGGTGTTAAGAAATCACCAGGGAAGAGCTGGGTTAAGCTAAAGGGGGAGCTAAAAGTCTTTATAGTAGAGGACAGATCGCATCCAGAGTCTGAGGAAATTTACACAATGCTTGATATAGTTGGAATGGAAATGATAAAAGCTGGTTATGTTCCAAAGCTACCATGTCAATACACTAGTTTTGATCATACAAATAGTGATTTGTCAGATGAAGACATGAGTATGGAATATGGTTGA
- the LOC100682458 gene encoding UDP-xylose transporter 1, whose translation MTAGLQLGVIGSLALSVASSVAIVICNKALISTLGFPFATTLTSWHLMVTYCTLHVAQRLHFFEPKAIDGHTVILFGFLNGTSIGLLNLSLGFNSIGFYQMTKLAIIPFTVLLETIFLNKRFSETIKLSLMVLLLGVGIASVTDLELNLLGSVLSGLAIATTCVGQILTNTIQKKLKVSSTQLLYQSAPYQAAILFATGPFVDRLLTNRSVFAHKYTTPVVGFIILSCLIAVSVNFSTFLVIGTTSPVTYQVLGHLKTCLVLSFGYTLLHDPFTMKNILGILVAIFGMALYSFFSVRESKKKSTNDALPVSQMPDKETEPLLATKDGSDIKKANGVSHGC comes from the exons ATGACAGCTGGTTTACAGCTCGGCGTGATCGGGTCTCTCGCGCTCTCCGTTGCATCTTCAGTTGCCATTGTCATCTGCAACAAAGCTCTCATCAGCACACTTGGTTTCCCATTCG CTACGACATTAACAAGCTGGCATCTCATGGTGACCTACTGCACCCTCCATGTGGCACAACGCTTACATTTTTTTGAGCCCAAGGCAATTGATGGACATACAGTGATCCTCTTTGGGTTTCTGAACGGCACCTCAATTGGACTTTTAAACCTTAGTTTAGGATTCAACTCCATTGGATTCTACCAG ATGACGAAACTGGCCATAATACCTTTCACTGTGCTGTTGGAGACAATCTTCCTGAACAAAAGATTCAG CGAGACTATCAAGCTCTCTCTTATGGTCTTACTTCTTGGAGTAGGCATCGCATCAGTTACAGATCTCGAGCTAAATCTACTTGGGTCCGTCCTTTCTGGCCTCGCCATCGCCACCACTTGTGTTGGCCAAATT CTCACAAACACAATACAGAAGAAACTGAAGGTCTCCTCAACGCAGCTTCTTTACCAATCTGCGCCATACCAAGCAGCAATTTTGTTTGCGACCGGCCCGTTTGTGGATCGACTCCTTACAAACCGCAGTGTCTTCGCCCACAAATACACCACTCCAGTTGTG GGTTTCATCATCCTATCTTGCTTGATTGCGGTGTCTGTGAACTTCAGTACATTTCTTGTGATTGGAACAACGTCTCCAGTCACATACCAGGTGCTTGGCCACCTTAAGACATGTCTTGTTCTCTCTTTTGGCTACACTCTACTACACGATCCTTTCACCATGAAGAACATATTAGGCATTCTGGTCGCCATATTTGGTATGGCATTGTATTCCTTCTTCTCAGTCAGGGAGAGCAAGAAGAAGTCAACAAATGATGCTCTGCCAGTTTCACAG ATGCCAGATAAGGAGACTGAACCACTTTTGGCAACCAAAGACGGCAGTGATATCAAGAAGGCAAATGGTGTATCGCACGGCTGCTAA